A genomic segment from Marinifilum sp. JC120 encodes:
- a CDS encoding alkaline phosphatase, whose translation MLKRIVRPLVLAVCLAMVAATAFAGAPKYVFYFIGDGLGPTQRMAAELYNKMEKNDSDAKLVMNTFPQSALVATYSDNTLITDSAAGGTALACGYKTTNGYIGKLPDGTDVKTIAEAAKDKGYAVGIVTSTRLTHATPASFSAHNPDRNAANEIAVDQADSGFDFFAGGGYRQYVAKDNAQGLKSKRKDDIDVVKMFADQGYKTFVGDSTRDAFRAYKPKKGEKVFAALTYSHLPYEVERRNSKLKENKLPSLCELTEKAVQSLDAQEKPFFLMVEGGRIDHAAHAHDPKSTILDTIAMDEAVAVAYEFYKKHPEETLIVTAADHETGGVALGISMDSKGYFLNLKELEKVHVSAEDNLDKFYNKLAKKESDLKKRHAAFITYVEKQWGLTDRTPAEDKILADAMDVQDKNQHLPADKQTNYGYAYTPTMVAVTDLISQRSRISWTSFVHTGTFIPATSIGVGAEKFNGFIDNTDIPNRMAEVMEVELSDIKHNDSKALLGKTYGPQEKYAKIPYNK comes from the coding sequence ATGTTAAAAAGGATTGTTCGCCCTTTGGTTCTGGCAGTCTGTCTGGCAATGGTTGCGGCTACCGCATTTGCCGGTGCGCCCAAGTATGTATTTTACTTCATTGGTGACGGTCTTGGACCCACACAGCGTATGGCTGCTGAGCTGTACAACAAAATGGAAAAGAATGACTCCGACGCTAAGCTGGTCATGAATACTTTTCCCCAGTCTGCACTGGTTGCCACTTATTCTGATAATACCCTGATCACCGACTCCGCAGCAGGCGGAACCGCTCTGGCTTGTGGTTACAAAACCACCAATGGTTATATCGGCAAACTGCCCGATGGAACTGATGTTAAGACCATTGCTGAAGCAGCCAAAGACAAAGGTTACGCTGTAGGTATTGTTACCTCCACTCGTCTGACCCATGCTACTCCTGCTTCTTTCTCCGCTCACAACCCTGATCGTAACGCAGCAAATGAAATCGCTGTTGATCAGGCTGATTCCGGCTTTGATTTCTTTGCAGGCGGCGGCTACCGTCAGTACGTTGCAAAGGACAATGCTCAGGGTCTGAAATCCAAGCGTAAAGACGACATTGATGTTGTTAAAATGTTTGCAGATCAGGGCTACAAGACCTTCGTTGGTGATTCCACCCGCGATGCTTTCCGTGCTTACAAGCCCAAGAAAGGCGAAAAGGTTTTTGCTGCTCTGACCTACAGCCACCTTCCTTATGAAGTTGAACGCCGTAACAGCAAGCTCAAGGAAAACAAGCTTCCTTCCCTTTGTGAACTGACTGAAAAAGCTGTTCAGTCTCTGGACGCTCAGGAAAAGCCTTTCTTCCTGATGGTTGAAGGCGGACGTATTGACCACGCAGCTCACGCTCACGATCCCAAGTCCACCATTCTGGACACCATCGCCATGGATGAAGCTGTTGCCGTTGCATACGAATTCTATAAGAAGCACCCTGAAGAAACCCTCATCGTAACAGCTGCCGACCACGAAACCGGTGGTGTTGCTCTGGGTATCTCCATGGACTCCAAAGGTTATTTCCTTAACCTTAAAGAACTCGAAAAAGTTCATGTTTCCGCTGAAGACAATCTCGATAAATTCTACAATAAACTGGCTAAAAAAGAGTCCGACCTTAAAAAACGTCACGCTGCTTTCATCACTTACGTTGAAAAACAGTGGGGCCTGACCGATCGTACTCCTGCTGAAGATAAAATCCTTGCTGACGCAATGGATGTTCAGGACAAAAACCAGCACCTGCCCGCGGACAAGCAGACCAACTACGGTTATGCTTACACCCCGACCATGGTTGCCGTAACCGACTTGATCTCCCAGAGATCACGTATCTCCTGGACTTCTTTTGTTCACACCGGAACATTCATTCCTGCAACCTCCATCGGTGTAGGTGCTGAGAAGTTTAATGGCTTCATCGATAACACCGATATCCCCAACCGTATGGCTGAAGTCATGGAAGTTGAACTTTCTGACATCAAGCACAACGATTCCAAGGCTCTGCTGGGTAAAACCTACGGTCCTCAGGAAAAATATGCCAAGATTCCTTACAACAAGTAA
- a CDS encoding ABC transporter ATP-binding protein, which translates to MLKVENLSFEYDNGYKVLEDISFNVPRGEVCGLFGPNGCGKTTLFKCCLKFLKSSSGRVLIDGRDVGKESIRSMAKMVSYVPQEHKPPFPYLVKDVVLMGRTPHISGFFGVSNVHKRKALDAMKLIGITELADQPYSRLSGGQRQMVLIARAVAQETPLLFLDEPTSALDFSNQLKILNILRQIADNGTTIIACTHDPNHVLWFCDNVVVLGPQRFVAHGKPADILCNNVLDEIYEDVCRVHEFESAKMVLPRHVCSSGEGFIDL; encoded by the coding sequence ATGCTGAAAGTGGAAAATTTATCTTTTGAATATGATAACGGTTACAAGGTGCTGGAAGACATAAGTTTCAATGTTCCAAGGGGTGAGGTCTGCGGGCTGTTTGGACCTAACGGATGCGGGAAGACCACTCTTTTTAAGTGTTGTCTGAAATTTTTAAAGAGCAGTTCCGGCAGGGTTCTTATTGATGGTCGGGATGTGGGCAAAGAATCTATACGCTCCATGGCTAAAATGGTTTCCTATGTGCCGCAGGAGCATAAGCCGCCGTTCCCTTATCTTGTGAAAGATGTTGTACTTATGGGACGAACTCCTCATATCTCCGGTTTTTTTGGTGTTTCAAATGTGCATAAGCGCAAGGCATTGGATGCGATGAAGCTGATCGGGATTACCGAACTTGCAGATCAGCCTTATAGCCGTCTCAGTGGTGGACAGCGTCAGATGGTACTTATTGCTCGGGCGGTTGCGCAGGAAACTCCTTTACTCTTTCTTGATGAGCCGACATCAGCACTTGATTTCAGCAACCAATTAAAAATTTTGAATATACTTAGACAAATTGCTGACAATGGAACGACTATAATTGCATGCACACATGATCCCAACCATGTACTCTGGTTCTGTGACAATGTAGTTGTTTTGGGACCACAACGATTTGTGGCTCACGGTAAGCCAGCAGATATATTATGTAATAATGTTCTTGATGAAATTTACGAAGACGTTTGCAGAGTCCATGAGTTTGAGTCAGCAAAAATGGTTTTGCCCCGGCATGTGTGTTCATCAGGAGAAGGGTTTATAGATTTATAA
- a CDS encoding iron ABC transporter permease codes for MADSYSVVADGGSVSPAVCDFEERRKGIIVGLLFVCLLLAIVGATVIGPFGLEFKDVLAVLTAHLTPGGDVSAINKLHNTVVWDIRMPRILLATGVGAALAVSGGVFQGCFKNPLVEPYILGASSGAAFGAALAIVLPTFLFSLQLSAFVFSLVAVFGAYGLARVRGEIPIVTLILAGVIVGALFSAMLSILKYLAADAALREIVFWLMGGFYYAVWKDVELVLPVVLGITFLLLTMSWKLNILSMGDEEARTLGINPELYKSIFIMLATLMTALSVSVVGIIAWVGLMMPHAARMVLGPDHRFMLPTAAIMGSMYLVLCDTLARNLTTSEIPVGIVASILGAPYLIYLLRSKGKTAFGG; via the coding sequence ATGGCAGATTCATATTCTGTAGTTGCAGATGGCGGGAGTGTTTCTCCCGCCGTTTGTGATTTTGAGGAGCGGAGGAAGGGCATAATTGTCGGTCTTTTATTTGTCTGTCTGCTGTTGGCAATTGTCGGGGCTACGGTCATCGGCCCGTTTGGGCTGGAGTTTAAAGATGTACTTGCTGTGCTGACAGCTCACCTCACTCCGGGCGGCGATGTGTCAGCCATCAATAAGCTCCATAATACCGTGGTCTGGGATATTCGAATGCCCCGTATTTTATTGGCCACAGGTGTGGGCGCTGCTTTGGCGGTTTCCGGTGGAGTTTTTCAGGGGTGTTTTAAAAATCCGCTGGTAGAGCCATATATTCTTGGTGCTTCTTCAGGTGCTGCATTCGGTGCAGCTTTAGCGATAGTTTTACCCACTTTTTTATTCTCTTTGCAGTTGTCTGCATTTGTTTTCTCTCTCGTAGCTGTCTTCGGTGCTTATGGCTTGGCCAGGGTTCGCGGTGAAATACCCATCGTTACCTTGATCTTGGCCGGGGTTATTGTCGGTGCTTTATTTTCAGCCATGCTTTCTATTCTGAAATATCTCGCCGCAGATGCAGCCTTGCGGGAGATTGTATTTTGGCTGATGGGCGGTTTTTATTATGCTGTCTGGAAAGATGTTGAGCTGGTACTTCCGGTTGTTCTGGGAATAACTTTCCTGCTTCTGACAATGAGCTGGAAACTGAATATTCTTTCCATGGGTGATGAGGAAGCCCGCACACTGGGGATCAACCCGGAGTTATATAAGTCGATTTTTATTATGCTGGCCACCCTCATGACCGCGCTTTCAGTTTCTGTGGTCGGAATTATTGCCTGGGTTGGTTTGATGATGCCGCATGCAGCTAGAATGGTGCTTGGCCCTGACCACAGATTTATGCTTCCTACGGCAGCAATCATGGGGAGCATGTATCTGGTACTTTGCGATACTTTAGCCCGAAATCTGACAACATCAGAAATACCGGTAGGGATCGTTGCATCAATACTAGGAGCACCTTATTTAATTTATCTTTTGAGAAGTAAAGGTAAGACAGCCTTCGGAGGGTAA
- a CDS encoding iron ABC transporter substrate-binding protein, with protein MRGKLVEIPDNPRRVITLDDGFSAGVMTVLGVQDRIIALGSHCPVKIFKYSYPTISGEEYTYMNGTNPVSYLNPWMREIPYMSTYGKSINFEEMAKLQPDLIFLRVGSCYSKTSKNKSEALQRHIQMIEALGIPLVVLNGPPAFCSPDIKNISEEIRVVGEVFGKQKEAMKLSRYLESIVDMVRSRTAAITEEQRPSVLLFGLSPKARGEGGAGTTHGKETIESYFLENIAKARNAYTGGGSFSVVNTEQVFAMDPDVIILPTAWGYHPPKELYTAPYYTRLSSLKAVKNRRVVALPWTPCNCAKRIEYPIEIMIMAKACHPDLFKDIKINEWVLDFYKNVYGVDDSTAKGLRSTQWLDWTVEEGW; from the coding sequence ATGCGGGGGAAACTGGTTGAGATTCCAGATAATCCACGTCGGGTTATAACTTTAGATGACGGTTTCAGTGCCGGTGTTATGACCGTGCTGGGTGTTCAAGACCGTATTATTGCTCTTGGTTCGCATTGTCCTGTTAAAATTTTCAAATATTCTTATCCTACTATTTCAGGTGAAGAATATACCTACATGAACGGGACCAATCCGGTTAGTTATTTGAATCCGTGGATGCGCGAGATCCCGTATATGTCTACCTATGGTAAATCCATAAATTTTGAAGAGATGGCAAAGCTTCAGCCTGACCTTATTTTTCTGCGGGTTGGTTCTTGTTATTCAAAGACTTCCAAGAACAAAAGTGAAGCGTTGCAAAGGCATATCCAGATGATTGAAGCTTTAGGTATTCCGCTGGTTGTGCTTAACGGTCCTCCTGCTTTCTGTTCTCCGGATATTAAAAATATCAGTGAAGAGATCCGGGTTGTGGGTGAGGTTTTCGGAAAACAAAAAGAGGCAATGAAGTTGTCTCGTTATCTGGAAAGTATTGTGGATATGGTACGTAGCAGAACTGCTGCAATCACCGAGGAACAGAGACCTTCAGTTCTGTTATTTGGTCTCAGTCCTAAAGCCCGAGGCGAAGGGGGTGCAGGGACAACACATGGTAAGGAGACAATTGAATCATATTTCCTTGAAAATATAGCTAAAGCCAGAAATGCTTACACCGGAGGCGGCAGTTTTTCCGTAGTTAATACTGAGCAGGTATTTGCCATGGACCCGGATGTAATTATTCTTCCTACTGCTTGGGGCTATCATCCGCCCAAAGAACTTTATACAGCTCCGTATTACACAAGACTTTCCAGTTTGAAGGCTGTGAAAAACCGCAGGGTTGTGGCTTTGCCGTGGACTCCCTGCAATTGTGCCAAGCGTATTGAATATCCGATTGAAATAATGATTATGGCCAAAGCCTGCCACCCCGATCTTTTTAAGGATATTAAGATTAATGAATGGGTTCTTGATTTCTATAAGAATGTTTATGGGGTAGATGATTCAACTGCCAAGGGCTTGCGCTCAACCCAGTGGCTCGACTGGACCGTAGAAGAGGGTTGGTAG
- a CDS encoding class A beta-lactamase-related serine hydrolase, with protein sequence MDSRYKINRKNLYESLSRWGLAPFFVILFVFMIYICSEAAGHNDLNRILQQSVKELNIPGAVMMVESPDGGVWYYKAGVRQIGSRKPMSRNLKFRIGSITKTFVASVVLMLASEGKVQLDTEVYNILPGIVSRDKHITVRHLLQMRSSLKNFTEDAQFLKLFRERPWMHWTPEHLLSFGNEVYHRSGRKFEYNNSNYVLLGLIVEKLTGDSFEDQVYKRILAPLKLKSTSFPVKSANISEPYAHGHDFNPQTDKIKDFSLLINPSWAWCSGNGVSTVSDMMKWSKAYLNGYGIDKSLFAEQMDFQPITQNISYGLGMMNKYEAVGHNGNFAGIYTAVAYRYNGYFFVILTNGQAEGGGRKATAESVFWQLVERSALFNKSKS encoded by the coding sequence ATGGATAGTCGCTATAAAATAAACAGGAAGAATTTGTATGAAAGTTTGAGCCGATGGGGACTTGCGCCTTTTTTTGTGATTCTTTTTGTCTTTATGATCTATATCTGTTCCGAGGCTGCGGGGCATAATGATTTAAATCGGATATTGCAGCAATCCGTTAAGGAACTGAACATTCCCGGAGCGGTGATGATGGTTGAAAGCCCTGACGGCGGGGTCTGGTATTATAAGGCCGGAGTGCGTCAGATCGGTAGCCGTAAACCCATGAGCAGGAATTTGAAATTCCGTATTGGCAGTATTACCAAGACTTTTGTTGCATCAGTGGTGCTGATGCTTGCCAGTGAAGGCAAGGTCCAGCTTGATACAGAAGTGTATAATATTTTGCCGGGAATTGTTTCGAGGGATAAGCATATTACTGTCCGTCATTTATTGCAGATGAGGAGTAGCCTTAAAAATTTCACCGAAGATGCCCAGTTCCTGAAATTATTCCGGGAAAGACCGTGGATGCATTGGACTCCTGAACATTTATTGAGTTTCGGTAATGAGGTTTATCATCGTTCAGGAAGAAAATTTGAATACAACAACTCAAATTATGTTTTGCTGGGATTGATTGTTGAAAAATTGACCGGGGATAGTTTTGAAGATCAGGTTTATAAACGTATCCTTGCTCCGCTGAAACTTAAGTCCACATCGTTTCCAGTTAAAAGTGCTAATATTTCTGAGCCGTATGCACATGGACATGACTTTAATCCTCAAACTGATAAAATTAAGGACTTTAGTTTGTTGATTAACCCTTCTTGGGCATGGTGTTCGGGAAATGGAGTTTCAACTGTTTCGGATATGATGAAATGGAGTAAGGCTTATTTAAATGGATATGGTATTGATAAGTCTCTTTTTGCAGAGCAGATGGATTTTCAGCCGATAACTCAAAATATTTCTTATGGCCTTGGGATGATGAATAAGTATGAAGCAGTTGGTCATAATGGGAATTTCGCTGGAATATATACGGCAGTGGCTTACAGGTACAATGGTTATTTTTTTGTTATCCTGACCAATGGTCAGGCTGAGGGAGGAGGGCGCAAAGCAACTGCTGAGTCTGTTTTTTGGCAGCTTGTTGAAAGGTCGGCTCTTTTTAATAAGTCTAAAAGCTGA